From a single Lewinella sp. LCG006 genomic region:
- the dnaE gene encoding DNA polymerase III subunit alpha, protein MPDYCHLHCHTQYSLLDGAAEISTMMDKALADGQKGVALTDHGNMFGAFKFVAEAEKRNLKPIVGCEFYLVEDRHVQAFSRANGEKDKRYHQLMLAKNAQGYENLSKLCSLGFIEGLYGKYPRIDKELVEKYHEGLVVTSCCIGAIIPQLLLQGKDEEAEKELKWWLNIFGEDYYIELQRHRGLENIDIGKDRNGNPIYTGMSQEDVNQKLLLLAKKHNVKVICTNDSHYVEEEDWEPHDILLCINTNSLLEDDSRFKFSSSDFYFKTQQQMSKLFSDQEAAVANTMEIYDKIEKLTLTRDILLPNFPMPKGFKTQDEYLRHLTYEGAKRRYGTITPDISERLDFELKVIENSGYPGYFLIVQDFTTTAREMNVSVGPGRGSAAGSAVAYCVGITNVDPIKYDLLFERFLNPERVSMPDIDIDFDDEGRQKVIDYVIDKYGQSQVAQIVTYGTMAAKSSLRDVGRVMDVPLSEVDRVAKTFPAHLKASLANVLADGDIDPKLKGSLNSEEREKAYQFRQLAENDDKIGRMIQTAKKLEGSVRNTGIHACGVVITPDDITKYVPVTADKETGMLVSQFDNSVAEEAGLLKMDFLGLKTLTIIKNAVTMVEENHGVKLDMDLIPLDDQKTYELFQRGETVGIFQYESAGMQKYMKELVPSAFEDLIAMNALYRPGPLEYIPNFIARKHGREPVVYDLPAMEEYLEETYGINVYQEQIMLLSQKLAGFTKGEADMLRKAMGKKKKDLLDKMLPKFVAGGEERGHPKDKLEKVWKDWEAFASYAFNKSHSTCYAFVAFQTAYLKAHYPAEFMAAVLTTNKNDISKITFFLQECKRMGLDVLGPDINESVSDFSVNVKGQVRFGMSALKGVGEGPVTAILEERDQNGRYTSVFDLLTRLDQGAINKRVLESLSLGGAFDCFDDIHRAQYFAPSDKYDTYIEHLVKYGNAYLKNKISAATSLFGALQEEVMVQEPPPPNCREWSLIEKLEREKEVTGIFISGHPLDDYRMEVANFVTCTLNEVDNHKQRNQLQLAGSVTGARHMISKNGNGWGIFTVSDFDGELEFRLFGEDYQKFKHLLEPGKAIFITAGFQRGWRDDTMELKIKDVSLLESVGDTMTKGIRLTLPLDRLTSEIVVGLDRLCQKHEGQHQLRMVLLDRQNRVKLPLAAKNRKVKADNDFIAALTKLGVDYKIER, encoded by the coding sequence ATGCCGGATTACTGCCACCTTCATTGCCATACCCAATACTCCCTGCTGGACGGAGCTGCCGAAATCAGTACCATGATGGACAAGGCTTTAGCCGATGGCCAGAAAGGTGTTGCATTGACAGATCACGGCAACATGTTTGGTGCGTTTAAATTTGTTGCGGAAGCAGAAAAACGCAATCTTAAGCCCATTGTCGGCTGTGAATTTTACCTGGTAGAAGACCGTCATGTACAGGCGTTTTCTAGGGCCAATGGCGAAAAAGACAAGCGCTATCACCAGCTCATGCTCGCCAAAAATGCGCAGGGTTACGAAAACTTGAGTAAACTTTGTTCGCTAGGGTTTATCGAAGGCCTTTATGGCAAGTACCCGCGAATTGACAAGGAGTTGGTGGAAAAATACCACGAGGGGCTGGTAGTCACTTCGTGCTGTATTGGTGCCATCATTCCCCAACTCTTGCTACAAGGCAAAGACGAAGAAGCCGAAAAAGAGCTCAAATGGTGGCTCAATATCTTTGGTGAAGATTACTACATCGAACTCCAGCGCCACCGTGGGCTTGAAAATATTGACATTGGTAAAGATCGCAACGGCAACCCCATTTATACGGGGATGAGCCAGGAAGACGTCAACCAAAAACTCTTGCTACTGGCAAAAAAGCACAATGTCAAGGTTATTTGTACGAATGATTCTCACTACGTAGAAGAAGAAGACTGGGAGCCACACGATATCCTCCTTTGTATCAATACCAACAGCTTGCTGGAAGACGATTCCCGCTTCAAATTTTCTAGCTCGGATTTCTACTTCAAGACGCAGCAGCAAATGAGTAAGCTGTTCAGTGATCAGGAAGCAGCGGTGGCCAACACCATGGAAATCTACGACAAGATAGAAAAGCTGACCCTGACGCGGGACATTCTCTTGCCCAACTTTCCCATGCCTAAGGGCTTTAAAACCCAGGATGAATACCTGCGTCACCTCACCTACGAAGGAGCCAAACGCCGCTACGGAACCATCACACCCGATATCAGTGAACGACTCGATTTTGAGTTGAAGGTGATCGAGAATTCCGGCTATCCTGGCTACTTTCTTATTGTTCAGGACTTTACCACTACCGCCCGTGAAATGAACGTAAGTGTTGGGCCTGGCCGGGGGTCGGCAGCAGGATCGGCCGTTGCTTATTGCGTGGGGATCACCAATGTAGATCCCATTAAGTACGACTTGCTGTTTGAGAGATTCCTCAATCCTGAGCGGGTGAGCATGCCCGATATTGATATTGATTTTGATGATGAAGGTCGCCAGAAGGTGATCGATTATGTGATTGACAAATACGGACAAAGCCAGGTGGCCCAGATCGTAACTTATGGTACGATGGCTGCGAAATCGAGTTTGCGAGATGTTGGCCGGGTGATGGATGTCCCTCTTTCGGAAGTAGATCGGGTGGCCAAAACATTCCCTGCTCACCTGAAAGCCAGCCTCGCTAATGTCCTCGCCGATGGTGATATTGATCCCAAGTTGAAAGGGTCACTCAATAGCGAAGAGCGCGAAAAAGCTTACCAGTTTCGGCAGTTGGCCGAAAATGATGATAAGATCGGCCGCATGATCCAAACCGCTAAAAAGCTGGAAGGGTCGGTGCGCAATACGGGCATCCACGCCTGTGGGGTCGTGATCACACCAGACGATATCACCAAGTACGTTCCGGTGACGGCAGATAAAGAGACGGGGATGCTGGTCTCTCAATTTGATAACAGCGTTGCCGAAGAAGCTGGCCTCCTGAAGATGGACTTTTTGGGTCTGAAGACCCTCACCATCATCAAGAATGCGGTCACCATGGTGGAAGAAAACCATGGCGTAAAGCTGGATATGGACTTGATTCCGCTGGATGATCAAAAGACCTACGAGCTTTTCCAGCGTGGAGAAACAGTGGGCATTTTCCAGTATGAGAGTGCCGGGATGCAGAAGTACATGAAAGAGTTGGTGCCTTCTGCTTTTGAGGACCTTATCGCAATGAACGCGCTGTATCGTCCTGGTCCGCTGGAATATATCCCCAATTTCATTGCACGTAAGCACGGGCGCGAACCGGTCGTTTACGATCTGCCAGCAATGGAGGAATACCTGGAAGAGACCTACGGTATCAATGTATACCAGGAGCAGATCATGTTGCTTTCGCAAAAATTGGCGGGCTTTACCAAGGGAGAGGCCGATATGTTGCGTAAGGCGATGGGTAAGAAAAAGAAGGACCTGCTGGATAAAATGCTCCCTAAATTTGTGGCGGGTGGCGAAGAGCGTGGTCACCCCAAGGATAAACTAGAAAAGGTTTGGAAAGATTGGGAAGCATTTGCGTCTTATGCCTTCAATAAATCGCACTCTACTTGTTATGCTTTCGTAGCGTTCCAAACGGCTTACCTCAAAGCCCATTATCCCGCCGAATTTATGGCGGCGGTACTGACGACCAACAAGAACGATATCTCCAAAATCACCTTCTTCCTCCAGGAATGTAAGCGAATGGGATTGGATGTACTCGGCCCAGATATCAATGAATCGGTGTCTGACTTTTCGGTCAACGTGAAAGGGCAGGTGCGTTTCGGTATGTCCGCGTTGAAAGGGGTAGGAGAAGGGCCCGTAACGGCAATTCTGGAGGAGCGTGATCAGAACGGGCGTTATACCAGTGTTTTTGATTTGCTCACCCGATTGGATCAAGGTGCGATCAACAAGCGGGTATTAGAAAGTCTCTCCCTTGGAGGCGCTTTTGATTGTTTTGATGATATTCACCGGGCGCAGTATTTTGCTCCCTCAGATAAATACGATACCTATATTGAACACCTGGTGAAGTACGGCAATGCCTATCTGAAAAACAAGATCAGTGCTGCTACATCTTTGTTTGGTGCCCTCCAAGAAGAGGTGATGGTCCAGGAGCCACCACCACCCAATTGCCGAGAGTGGAGCTTGATTGAGAAACTGGAAAGGGAAAAAGAAGTTACCGGGATTTTTATTTCAGGTCACCCACTGGATGATTATCGCATGGAGGTGGCTAATTTTGTCACTTGTACCCTCAACGAGGTAGACAATCATAAGCAACGTAACCAATTGCAGTTGGCGGGGTCTGTGACAGGAGCCCGGCACATGATCTCCAAGAATGGGAACGGCTGGGGTATTTTTACGGTCTCTGATTTTGATGGTGAACTGGAATTCCGCCTTTTTGGCGAAGATTACCAAAAATTCAAGCACCTGCTGGAACCAGGAAAAGCTATCTTCATTACCGCTGGTTTTCAGC
- a CDS encoding polyprenyl synthetase family protein produces the protein MVKSLRTIQAPIVEELQEFEQRFRDSMRSPVPLLDRITFYIVRRKGKQVRPMFIFLTAKLCEGITDATYTAASLVELLHTASLVHDDVVDDANERRGFFSINALWKNKAAVLVGDFLLTRGLALALKKKQYQLLQIVSNAFEAITEGELLQLEKARRLDIDEEVYYEVIRKKTASLIASACAAGAASTTTDEEVIEKMRLFGETIGMAFQIRDDLFDFGASDVGKPLGIDIKEKKMTLPLIYALQQTDKQNRKSIIRKIKRHSEEPATIREVIEFVRQSGGLEYARKVMFQFRDDAFEILHTFPTSPARESLEDLVNFVVEREK, from the coding sequence ATGGTCAAGTCTTTGCGAACAATTCAGGCTCCTATAGTGGAGGAACTACAAGAATTCGAACAGCGGTTTCGAGATTCGATGCGTAGCCCAGTCCCTTTACTTGACCGCATTACTTTTTATATTGTTCGCCGCAAGGGAAAGCAGGTGCGGCCCATGTTTATCTTCCTTACCGCCAAACTTTGTGAAGGAATCACTGACGCCACCTACACCGCAGCCTCTCTGGTGGAGCTGCTTCACACGGCCTCCCTTGTGCACGATGACGTTGTGGATGATGCCAACGAACGGCGGGGCTTCTTCTCTATCAATGCCCTGTGGAAAAACAAAGCGGCGGTTCTCGTCGGTGATTTTTTGCTCACCCGCGGCTTGGCACTGGCTCTTAAGAAAAAGCAATACCAGCTTCTTCAGATTGTCTCCAACGCCTTCGAAGCTATCACGGAGGGAGAACTGCTCCAGCTGGAAAAAGCTCGCCGACTGGATATTGACGAAGAAGTTTACTACGAGGTGATCCGAAAAAAGACGGCCAGTCTCATTGCCTCGGCCTGTGCTGCCGGAGCAGCCTCTACCACTACCGACGAAGAAGTCATTGAAAAGATGCGTCTCTTTGGTGAAACCATCGGTATGGCCTTCCAAATCCGAGACGATCTTTTCGATTTTGGTGCCAGTGACGTGGGCAAGCCACTAGGGATCGACATCAAGGAAAAGAAAATGACGCTGCCGCTGATCTACGCACTACAGCAGACCGACAAACAAAACAGAAAAAGCATTATCCGCAAAATCAAGCGGCACAGTGAAGAACCTGCAACCATCCGCGAAGTCATCGAATTTGTTCGCCAGAGTGGTGGCCTGGAATATGCTCGCAAGGTGATGTTCCAATTCCGGGACGATGCTTTTGAAATCCTGCATACCTTTCCGACCTCTCCCGCCCGGGAGTCGCTCGAAGATTTGGTGAATTTCGTGGTGGAGCGTGAGAAGTAG
- a CDS encoding S8 family serine peptidase, with amino-acid sequence MRYGKLFFLATILLSSLTLSAGDWRTKIDPQVLAELEAGARVEVIVAFQEQADLSLAYRLRGKAAKGQFVYQQVKAVASRTQERVKALLFMKRQAFRSFAIVNALMTEVDLPLAKAIAEMEEVANLQPNPWTALDRPMLDLTPASGGRGVVEWGVERINADDVWALGFRGEGITVGGQDTGYEWEHPTIIQQYRGYDGVNADHNYNWHDAIREINLLHNDSIVSPDNNPCGLDVNVPCDDNNHGTHTMGTMVGDDGGDNQIGVAPAANWMGCRNMERGWGSPASYIECFDWFLAPTDLNGENADPAQAPHVINNSWSCPEVEGCNPLNFALMETAVEALRAAGVVVVVSAGNSGPNCNTVRAPAAIFAGAFSVGASRNNDTIANFSSRGSVAVDSSFRLKPNVVAPGVGVRSAVRNNGYATWNGTSMAGPHVAGAVALMISAAPQLAGEVDTIEAILQETAVPMLSDQDCSPFPGMAIPNATYGYGRIDVLAAVERAMQVVANEEAYLEEWRIFPNPTQGQVWINLPLLEEAAQLEIFSTEGKLLRSLTVNAGLQTLDISDLPAGVYAYRIRTTTGEKTGKLIKQ; translated from the coding sequence ATGCGTTACGGAAAACTGTTTTTTTTAGCGACGATCTTACTAAGTTCACTGACGCTCAGTGCTGGAGATTGGCGAACAAAAATTGATCCCCAAGTGCTTGCCGAACTAGAAGCCGGAGCCAGGGTAGAAGTGATCGTTGCCTTTCAAGAGCAAGCAGACCTTAGTCTGGCTTACCGTTTGCGCGGCAAAGCGGCGAAAGGCCAATTTGTTTACCAGCAGGTAAAAGCCGTAGCCAGCCGTACACAAGAACGGGTAAAGGCGCTATTGTTTATGAAAAGACAGGCGTTTCGTTCTTTTGCAATCGTGAATGCGCTGATGACGGAGGTGGATTTGCCTTTGGCCAAAGCGATAGCAGAGATGGAGGAGGTCGCTAACCTGCAGCCCAATCCCTGGACGGCGTTGGATCGTCCGATGTTGGATCTTACGCCAGCATCCGGCGGGCGTGGCGTCGTGGAATGGGGCGTTGAGCGGATCAATGCCGATGACGTATGGGCTTTAGGCTTTCGCGGAGAAGGGATAACCGTTGGTGGGCAAGATACAGGTTACGAATGGGAGCATCCTACCATCATCCAACAATACCGTGGCTATGATGGTGTCAATGCTGACCATAATTATAATTGGCATGATGCGATTCGGGAAATTAATCTTTTACATAACGATAGCATTGTAAGCCCGGATAACAACCCGTGCGGGCTGGATGTCAACGTGCCTTGCGATGATAACAATCACGGTACCCATACCATGGGCACTATGGTGGGCGATGATGGCGGAGACAATCAGATCGGGGTAGCACCCGCTGCCAACTGGATGGGTTGCCGGAATATGGAGCGAGGTTGGGGCAGCCCAGCAAGTTACATTGAGTGCTTCGACTGGTTTCTGGCTCCGACTGACCTTAATGGTGAAAATGCCGATCCTGCACAAGCACCACATGTGATCAATAATTCGTGGAGCTGTCCGGAAGTGGAGGGCTGTAATCCGCTGAATTTTGCTTTAATGGAAACGGCTGTTGAGGCCTTGCGTGCTGCGGGAGTCGTAGTCGTCGTATCGGCAGGGAATAGTGGTCCCAATTGCAACACCGTACGGGCACCAGCAGCTATTTTTGCAGGCGCTTTCAGTGTGGGGGCCAGTCGTAACAATGATACCATCGCCAATTTTAGTAGCCGGGGATCGGTGGCTGTAGACAGCAGCTTTCGGCTCAAGCCCAATGTGGTGGCTCCGGGGGTAGGAGTACGTTCGGCGGTTCGCAACAATGGCTACGCTACCTGGAATGGTACCAGTATGGCGGGGCCTCACGTGGCGGGGGCTGTGGCGCTGATGATTTCTGCAGCACCTCAGCTAGCGGGTGAAGTGGATACCATTGAAGCCATCCTGCAAGAAACAGCAGTGCCGATGTTGAGCGACCAGGACTGTAGTCCGTTTCCGGGCATGGCTATTCCTAATGCCACTTACGGCTATGGCCGAATTGATGTCCTTGCCGCAGTAGAGCGAGCGATGCAAGTGGTTGCCAATGAAGAGGCTTATCTGGAAGAATGGCGGATTTTTCCCAACCCTACGCAAGGACAAGTATGGATTAATTTACCTCTATTGGAAGAAGCAGCACAGCTGGAAATATTTTCTACGGAAGGGAAACTGCTGCGCTCCCTTACGGTCAATGCCGGCTTGCAAACATTGGATATAAGCGACCTCCCCGCCGGGGTGTATGCTTATCGAATCCGTACCACTACGGGCGAAAAAACTGGAAAATTGATCAAGCAATAA
- a CDS encoding DNA-3-methyladenine glycosylase has translation MAKTNHGAKHHLRQDPVLAPLVDSIYLEPLDLTNDIYLRLLRAIVYQQLSGKAANTIYQRFISLFPEAYPHPDQLLLFQEDELRAAGLSRQKAHYIQNVARHFSEQELHRQDWSKVADEHIMEQLTAIKGVGNWTAQIILMFSLGRKDIFPKGDLAIQQSMQHLYQLSGTGKQLEKEMEKIAQAWRPYRTVACRYLWQWKDTAL, from the coding sequence ATGGCAAAAACAAATCATGGTGCTAAACATCATCTCCGGCAAGACCCCGTGCTTGCACCTCTCGTTGATAGCATCTACCTGGAGCCCCTCGACCTGACCAACGATATTTATCTCCGGCTATTGAGAGCCATCGTTTACCAACAGTTGTCGGGCAAGGCTGCCAATACCATTTACCAACGTTTTATCAGCTTGTTTCCCGAAGCTTACCCTCATCCCGACCAACTCCTTCTTTTCCAGGAAGACGAGTTGAGGGCCGCAGGACTTTCTCGGCAAAAAGCACATTATATACAAAATGTCGCGCGCCACTTTTCAGAACAGGAACTGCACCGACAGGATTGGTCAAAAGTTGCTGACGAGCACATCATGGAACAACTTACCGCTATCAAAGGCGTAGGCAACTGGACGGCGCAAATCATTCTCATGTTCAGCCTGGGTCGCAAAGACATCTTTCCCAAAGGCGATCTTGCTATCCAGCAAAGTATGCAACACCTTTATCAGCTTTCAGGAACAGGTAAACAGCTTGAAAAAGAGATGGAAAAAATAGCACAGGCTTGGCGCCCTTACCGCACTGTGGCTTGCCGGTACCTCTGGCAATGGAAGGATACGGCACTTTAG
- a CDS encoding serine hydrolase, translated as MHPRIQNQPYLLSFLLFFATLVTGFTQTTEDWQGKWDGAIELPSTPLALQIKLINTDGTWEGLMDIPSQRINDMALADLKIEGDQLSFKLPEVPGTASFTGSWSPGTVTGTFSQMGQSFPLVLKQQDAAAAAALQAKITRIKNLVDSFRIGAEVPGLGLGIIYKGEVIIADGFGLRNVEDGIAVNADTRFAIGSSSKAFTTMGLALLADEDKLDWETPLKKYLPDFKLYDNFATEEMNAIDLTCHRSGLPRHDLMWYATDFSREELYQRLQYLEPSASFRSKWQYQNLMYMTAGILTERLSGQTWEAYIQEKIFQPLGMSSTSFSVTEMEQTDNFAYGYGKKEEAITRLPFHQLDAIGPAGSINASATDMLKWVELQLGDGQYKGQHFVSSGQLELMHKPQMLMSQPLIANPAVSHPAYGLGWFTYDYGGLTVVEHGGNIDGFSALVFMVPDESLGLVALTNKNGTPLNYVLAYTITDILLERDEQDWYELVFGDKEEDEQEDDNKDNKEEAKTTPPLHPLEDYVGTYQHPGYGDIIISQQDKQLVATYYHFSGKMEHQQYDTFKGKTEGEDIVLDVRFVTDRNGQIEALYSFLDASVPEIRFAKQPGEKLSDPDFLETLTGTYVLDNSIEIKISLEGTKLKADIVGQPTYTLEPHQGTSFKLNSLQGFTMEFIMEGDKATALVSHQPNGDFRAKKE; from the coding sequence ATGCACCCTCGTATTCAAAACCAGCCTTACCTACTTAGTTTCCTCCTATTCTTTGCTACCCTAGTTACTGGGTTTACCCAAACGACGGAAGACTGGCAAGGCAAATGGGACGGAGCCATTGAGCTCCCTTCTACGCCACTGGCTTTGCAGATAAAGCTCATCAATACCGACGGTACCTGGGAAGGCTTGATGGATATCCCCTCTCAGCGAATCAATGACATGGCCTTGGCGGATTTGAAAATCGAAGGGGATCAACTTTCCTTCAAGCTCCCCGAGGTACCCGGCACCGCTAGTTTTACAGGTAGTTGGAGCCCCGGCACGGTAACGGGAACCTTCAGCCAAATGGGGCAAAGCTTCCCTCTGGTGCTCAAACAACAGGATGCAGCCGCCGCCGCTGCTCTTCAGGCAAAAATTACACGTATCAAAAACCTGGTGGATTCTTTCCGTATCGGTGCTGAAGTTCCAGGCCTAGGCCTAGGCATCATCTACAAAGGAGAGGTCATCATTGCCGATGGCTTTGGCTTACGCAATGTAGAGGATGGTATTGCCGTAAACGCTGACACGCGCTTTGCCATTGGCTCCAGTAGTAAAGCATTTACGACCATGGGCCTGGCCTTACTAGCCGACGAAGACAAACTCGACTGGGAAACTCCCCTGAAAAAGTACCTGCCCGACTTTAAACTCTACGACAATTTCGCAACTGAGGAAATGAACGCTATCGATCTTACCTGTCATCGTTCGGGCTTGCCGCGCCATGATTTGATGTGGTATGCCACCGACTTTTCCCGCGAAGAACTTTACCAAAGGTTACAATACCTGGAACCATCCGCCTCTTTCCGAAGTAAATGGCAGTACCAAAACCTAATGTATATGACGGCAGGTATTCTTACCGAACGGCTCAGTGGGCAGACTTGGGAGGCTTATATCCAGGAAAAGATCTTCCAACCATTAGGAATGTCCAGCACCAGCTTTTCGGTAACCGAAATGGAACAAACCGACAATTTCGCTTACGGTTACGGCAAGAAAGAAGAAGCAATCACACGCCTACCCTTCCATCAACTCGATGCTATCGGGCCGGCTGGATCGATCAACGCCTCCGCAACCGATATGCTCAAGTGGGTAGAGCTCCAACTAGGTGACGGGCAGTACAAGGGCCAGCATTTTGTAAGTAGTGGTCAGTTGGAATTGATGCACAAACCCCAGATGCTGATGTCACAACCACTGATTGCCAATCCCGCAGTCTCTCACCCTGCCTACGGTCTGGGCTGGTTTACCTATGATTATGGAGGACTTACCGTGGTAGAGCATGGTGGAAACATCGATGGCTTTTCGGCACTCGTATTCATGGTTCCCGACGAAAGCCTGGGGCTGGTAGCCCTGACCAACAAGAATGGTACCCCATTAAATTATGTACTCGCTTACACCATTACTGACATCCTTTTAGAGCGCGACGAGCAGGATTGGTACGAACTGGTTTTTGGCGACAAAGAAGAAGATGAACAAGAAGACGACAACAAAGACAACAAGGAAGAAGCCAAAACGACGCCTCCCCTCCATCCTTTAGAAGATTATGTAGGCACTTATCAGCACCCCGGCTATGGCGATATCATCATCAGCCAACAAGACAAGCAACTGGTGGCAACTTATTACCACTTCAGTGGAAAAATGGAACACCAGCAATACGACACCTTCAAAGGAAAGACCGAAGGAGAGGACATTGTATTGGATGTGCGTTTTGTAACCGACCGCAATGGGCAGATTGAAGCCCTCTATTCCTTTCTCGACGCGAGCGTTCCTGAAATTCGTTTTGCCAAACAACCCGGAGAAAAGCTGAGCGATCCCGATTTTCTGGAAACCCTTACCGGTACTTACGTTCTCGACAACAGCATTGAAATCAAGATTAGCCTGGAAGGAACCAAACTAAAAGCAGACATTGTGGGCCAACCCACATACACGCTGGAGCCACACCAGGGCACCTCCTTCAAGCTGAATTCGCTACAGGGCTTTACCATGGAATTCATCATGGAAGGCGATAAAGCTACCGCATTGGTATCGCACCAGCCGAATGGTGATTTTCGGGCGAAGAAGGAGTAG